Proteins encoded in a region of the Frondihabitans sp. 762G35 genome:
- the pknB gene encoding Stk1 family PASTA domain-containing Ser/Thr kinase — protein MAEGVTEGISLLANRYQIGHLIGHGGMANVYMGTDSRLGRQVAIKLMKSQLATDPAFRTRFRQEAQAAARMAHPTIVRVFDAGEESTRDAGGNTVLVPYIVMEYVEGRMLKDIIAEGPVDSKEAVRITEGILTALEYSHRAGVVHRDIKPGNVMLTHSGQVKVMDFGIARAVSDSAATVAQTTAILGTAQYFSPEQARGETVDARSDLYSTGVVLFELLTGRPPFRGESPVAVAYQHVSEPPVPPSVLHPAVSPALDAVTLHALAKTRFDRFQSAAEFRNDVVDAGAGHLPARKIHRDVSESTLFGVDPRAAAGSEGTVKELTTTAASRPNRTQTRPPVAWIWAGIVLVAIVIVAVVFWVGHLTPIKLPTQGIAVPDLTSQTWSAGQKKLTDLKLVPERTDQANTTVREGSIVKTSPAAGTSVSPNDSITVYVSSGPPTVSMPDVAGKDTATAWSQIRALGLKEGSVTQTDDKDAPAGVVLSSSPASGATAPVGSTVNLVVSTGQVYVPDVTTKSISEATQTLSTLGLLVNATQDLSCQGGVVSSQSLPVGETSQHSAITLGVCSAP, from the coding sequence GTGGCTGAAGGCGTGACCGAGGGGATCAGCCTCCTCGCCAACCGATACCAGATCGGGCATCTGATCGGTCACGGCGGCATGGCCAACGTCTACATGGGCACCGACTCGCGGCTGGGCCGCCAGGTGGCCATCAAGCTGATGAAGTCGCAGCTGGCGACCGATCCCGCGTTCCGCACCCGCTTCCGGCAGGAGGCGCAGGCCGCTGCGCGCATGGCCCACCCGACCATCGTCCGCGTCTTCGACGCCGGCGAGGAGTCCACCCGCGACGCCGGCGGCAACACCGTCCTCGTGCCCTACATCGTCATGGAGTACGTCGAGGGCCGGATGCTGAAGGACATCATCGCGGAGGGCCCCGTCGACTCGAAAGAGGCGGTCCGCATCACCGAGGGCATCCTCACCGCACTCGAATACTCACATCGAGCGGGCGTGGTCCACCGCGACATCAAGCCCGGCAACGTCATGCTGACCCACTCGGGCCAGGTGAAGGTGATGGACTTCGGGATCGCGCGTGCCGTCTCCGACTCCGCCGCGACCGTCGCTCAGACGACGGCGATCCTCGGCACCGCGCAGTACTTCAGCCCAGAGCAGGCCCGCGGCGAGACCGTCGACGCGCGCTCCGACCTCTACTCGACGGGCGTCGTGCTGTTCGAGCTGCTGACGGGGCGCCCGCCCTTCCGGGGCGAGTCGCCCGTGGCCGTGGCGTACCAGCACGTGAGCGAGCCGCCGGTGCCGCCGAGCGTCCTGCATCCTGCCGTCTCGCCCGCCCTCGACGCGGTCACGCTGCACGCCCTCGCGAAGACCCGCTTCGATCGGTTCCAGAGCGCCGCCGAGTTCCGCAACGACGTCGTCGACGCAGGAGCCGGCCACCTCCCCGCGCGCAAGATCCACCGCGACGTCTCCGAGTCGACGCTCTTCGGGGTCGATCCGCGCGCCGCCGCCGGGTCCGAGGGCACCGTCAAGGAGCTGACCACGACGGCCGCCAGCCGTCCGAACCGCACCCAGACCCGTCCCCCCGTGGCGTGGATCTGGGCCGGCATCGTCCTCGTGGCGATCGTGATCGTGGCGGTCGTCTTCTGGGTCGGTCATCTGACTCCGATCAAGCTGCCGACCCAGGGCATCGCCGTGCCCGATCTGACCAGCCAGACGTGGTCTGCCGGCCAGAAGAAGCTGACCGACCTCAAGCTCGTGCCGGAGCGGACCGATCAGGCGAACACCACCGTGCGCGAGGGTTCCATCGTCAAGACGAGTCCGGCGGCGGGCACGAGCGTGTCGCCCAACGACAGCATCACCGTCTACGTCTCCAGCGGGCCGCCGACCGTGAGCATGCCCGACGTCGCCGGCAAAGACACGGCGACCGCCTGGAGTCAGATCCGGGCCCTCGGGCTGAAGGAGGGCTCCGTCACCCAGACCGACGACAAGGACGCCCCGGCGGGAGTCGTCCTCTCGTCGTCGCCCGCGTCAGGAGCCACGGCACCCGTCGGCTCGACGGTCAACCTGGTCGTCTCGACGGGCCAGGTCTACGTCCCCGACGTCACCACGAAGTCGATCAGCGAGGCCACGCAGACGCTGTCGACCCTGGGGCTCCTGGTCAACGCCACGCAGGATCTCTCCTGCCAGGGCGGCGTCGTGTCGTCGCAGTCTCTCCCCGTCGGCGAGACGTCGCAGCACTCGGCGATCACGCTCGGCGTCTGCAGCGCCCCGTAG
- a CDS encoding site-specific integrase, with product MSDEPKKSHAFRPFIDPAHWEAIRDLVEEVVRTVDGIIPYPVPAISKAVAGFALWCWQSAGLPLDAPAIFTREVIAYYAQVGCGSLTAAARGNRRSLLLRVSEVIVRTGPGRLPPLPPSDPSEPYDRKQLVSVVSWARGQSTQDRRANAHLLVALGLGAGLSAQEIIELRTSDVRRDGRDIDVFIRQGRERMVPMLREFADIVPDLNPATPDAFAFRPGRRLAYVNAISNFVARSRTLGLHPQSQRMRATWIVRHLDAGTPLRVLTKAAGLESLDALARFERFITDIPADTAIRALRYADQNLSATHR from the coding sequence ATGAGTGATGAGCCTAAGAAGTCTCACGCGTTTCGTCCTTTCATCGATCCAGCACATTGGGAAGCCATCCGGGATCTCGTGGAGGAGGTCGTCCGCACCGTGGACGGCATCATCCCCTACCCGGTCCCCGCCATCAGTAAAGCCGTCGCCGGGTTCGCGCTGTGGTGTTGGCAGTCCGCAGGCTTGCCCTTGGATGCGCCGGCCATCTTCACCCGGGAGGTGATCGCGTACTACGCGCAGGTCGGGTGCGGCAGCCTCACCGCGGCAGCGCGCGGCAACCGGCGCAGCCTCCTGCTTCGCGTGTCGGAGGTCATCGTTCGCACGGGACCGGGGCGCCTTCCCCCCTTGCCTCCGAGCGACCCCTCTGAGCCCTACGACCGGAAGCAGCTCGTGTCCGTCGTCAGCTGGGCCCGAGGGCAATCCACACAGGACCGCAGGGCCAACGCGCATCTCCTCGTCGCACTCGGCCTCGGGGCGGGCCTGTCGGCTCAGGAGATCATTGAGTTGCGGACGTCGGACGTCCGTCGCGATGGCCGGGACATTGATGTGTTCATCCGGCAGGGCCGAGAGCGCATGGTCCCCATGCTTCGCGAGTTCGCTGACATCGTGCCCGATCTGAACCCGGCCACCCCAGACGCCTTCGCCTTCCGCCCAGGACGAAGGCTCGCGTACGTCAATGCCATCTCCAACTTCGTCGCCCGAAGCCGCACGTTGGGATTGCATCCCCAATCGCAACGCATGCGCGCCACCTGGATCGTCCGACATCTCGATGCCGGCACACCCCTCCGGGTCCTCACCAAGGCGGCCGGCCTCGAGTCCCTCGATGCCCTCGCCCGGTTCGAACGCTTCATCACCGACATACCCGCCGACACGGCCATCCGGGCTCTGCGTTATGCCGACCAGAACCTGTCCGCAACGCACCGTTAG
- a CDS encoding PP2C family protein-serine/threonine phosphatase, producing the protein MASSIKSAALSHVGKIRANNQDSGYAGNQLFVVADGMGGHAGGDVASAIAIRRIREVDKPYPSPGDAEFALQSSLIAANQLLAETVFEHQELTGMGTTVSAMVRVDDSMAIAHIGDSRIYLYRDGELSQITADHTFVQRLVDSGRITPEEAAVHPRRSVLMRVLGDVDAAPEIDTAIIGTQPGDRWLICSDGLSSYLAEDRIRKALASGLDADAVGRRLVKETLDHGAPDNVTVVVVDVDDSATSAAEVPTTVGSASVPLTFEGETGRRPLRLPTILLHPLKVATTPEDSHFEPESDEYLKELIAEDRRRARRRRITWLVALVVAALLVAAAAFAGYRYTQDHYYVGEQDGTVVIYKGVQQSLGPIGLSSVYEKTQVTVDDLSNYNRQSVEDTINAGSLKQARAIVERLGDATGN; encoded by the coding sequence ATGGCGTCGTCGATAAAGAGTGCCGCCCTGTCCCACGTCGGGAAGATCCGTGCCAACAACCAGGACTCGGGCTACGCGGGCAACCAGCTCTTCGTCGTGGCCGACGGCATGGGTGGCCACGCCGGCGGCGACGTCGCCTCGGCGATCGCGATCCGCAGGATCCGGGAGGTCGACAAGCCGTACCCGTCGCCCGGTGACGCGGAGTTCGCGCTCCAGTCGTCGCTGATCGCCGCCAACCAGCTGCTGGCCGAGACGGTGTTCGAGCACCAGGAGCTCACCGGCATGGGCACCACCGTCAGCGCGATGGTGCGCGTCGACGACAGCATGGCGATCGCCCACATCGGCGACTCGCGCATCTACCTCTACCGCGACGGCGAGCTCAGCCAGATCACGGCCGACCACACGTTCGTCCAGCGCCTCGTCGACTCCGGCCGGATCACGCCCGAGGAGGCGGCGGTCCACCCGCGACGCTCCGTCCTGATGCGGGTGCTCGGCGACGTCGACGCCGCCCCCGAGATCGACACCGCGATCATCGGCACGCAGCCGGGCGACCGCTGGCTCATCTGCTCCGACGGTCTCTCCAGCTACCTCGCGGAGGACCGCATCCGGAAGGCCCTCGCGTCCGGCCTCGACGCCGACGCCGTGGGGCGTCGCCTCGTCAAGGAGACGCTCGACCACGGTGCGCCCGACAACGTCACGGTCGTCGTCGTCGACGTGGACGACAGCGCCACGTCCGCCGCCGAGGTGCCGACGACGGTCGGGTCGGCCTCCGTGCCCCTCACGTTCGAGGGCGAGACGGGGCGACGTCCGCTTCGACTCCCCACGATCCTCCTGCACCCCCTCAAGGTCGCTACGACGCCGGAGGACAGCCACTTCGAGCCCGAGTCCGACGAGTACCTCAAGGAGCTCATCGCGGAGGACCGCCGCCGGGCGCGGCGCCGACGGATCACCTGGCTGGTGGCGCTCGTCGTCGCAGCCCTCCTCGTGGCGGCCGCGGCCTTCGCCGGCTATCGGTACACGCAGGATCATTACTACGTCGGCGAGCAGGACGGCACGGTGGTCATCTACAAGGGCGTCCAGCAGTCCCTCGGGCCGATCGGGCTCTCGAGCGTCTACGAGAAGACCCAGGTCACCGTCGACGACCTCTCCAACTACAACCGGCAGAGCGTCGAGGACACCATCAACGCGGGCAGCCTGAAGCAGGCGCGCGCGATCGTGGAGAGGCTCGGCGATGCCACCGGCAACTGA
- a CDS encoding FhaA domain-containing protein, whose product MGLLDNFEQRLERAVNGAFSKTFRSGVQPLEITSALRHELDVRSAVVSRERILAPNDFRVLLSPQDHQRMAAMGGALTDELTQLVKNHAAAQNYSFAGPVRIALVPDDELSVGILRIESSNVREDDVTWTAVVEVDGKRHTLPKGRTVIGRGSEADITVQDTGTSRKHFEILWDGTRAQATDLGSTNGSKLDGAPLSKAVIGSDSVIEIGRTRIVFRVLPVAASSNASENPLGDPRRNGPGRAGGAIR is encoded by the coding sequence ATGGGACTGCTCGACAACTTCGAACAGCGCTTGGAGCGCGCCGTCAACGGCGCCTTCTCCAAGACGTTCCGTTCGGGCGTGCAGCCGCTGGAGATCACGAGCGCGCTGCGCCACGAGCTCGACGTCCGGTCGGCCGTGGTCTCCCGCGAGCGGATCCTCGCGCCGAACGACTTCCGCGTCCTCCTCTCCCCGCAGGATCACCAGAGGATGGCCGCGATGGGCGGCGCTCTCACCGACGAGCTGACCCAGCTGGTCAAGAACCACGCCGCCGCGCAGAACTACTCGTTCGCGGGGCCGGTCCGGATCGCGCTGGTCCCCGACGACGAACTCTCGGTGGGCATCCTGCGGATCGAGTCGTCGAACGTGCGAGAGGACGACGTCACCTGGACGGCCGTCGTCGAGGTCGACGGGAAGCGCCACACGCTGCCGAAGGGGCGCACGGTCATCGGTCGCGGCAGCGAGGCGGACATCACCGTCCAGGACACCGGGACGTCCCGGAAGCACTTCGAGATCCTCTGGGACGGCACCCGCGCCCAGGCCACCGACCTCGGCTCGACCAACGGGTCGAAACTCGACGGAGCGCCCCTCTCGAAGGCCGTGATCGGCTCCGACTCCGTGATCGAGATCGGTCGTACGCGTATCGTGTTCCGAGTGCTCCCTGTCGCAGCGTCCTCGAACGCGTCCGAAAACCCTCTCGGCGACCCCCGCCGGAACGGGCCGGGGAGAGCGGGAGGTGCGATCCGATGA
- a CDS encoding FtsW/RodA/SpoVE family cell cycle protein → MPPATDATEAIGRPSNPSARAQALTQTITIRLRQPARLRNIELPLLVLACGICAMAMVLVQLGALGTIEPSVLWGGASILGLALVAHVVLRVVAREADPFVLPIALTLNGLGIAEIYRIDLARGVAVSSGAGVRQIVWTIAAMVIAIAVLFVIRNYRVLARYRYIFMFTSIVLLLLPLVPGLGRSGLNARVWIDVGPLSFQPGEIAKITLAVFFAGYLVQARDSLSLMGPKILGMRFPRPRDLGPILVIWAVAMLVLIFERDLGTSLLYFGLFLVMIYISTGKASWIIIGLVLFVGGAIVAALSLSYVHGRFQAWLDPLASSTYNADGGSYQLVTGLFGFANGGLIGTGLGQGSPQTTPLAQSDYIIASLGEELGLAGLVAILGLYLLLVSRGFRIAFVGQDDFGRMLGVGLAFAVALQVFVVMGGVTRVIPLTGLTMPFLAAGGSSLVSNWIIVALILRLSDGVRNQPRTVVG, encoded by the coding sequence ATGCCACCGGCAACTGACGCGACCGAGGCGATCGGCAGACCGAGCAACCCCTCGGCCCGAGCGCAGGCCCTGACGCAGACGATCACCATCCGGCTGCGCCAGCCGGCGCGCCTCCGCAACATCGAGCTGCCCCTCCTGGTGCTCGCCTGCGGGATCTGCGCCATGGCGATGGTCCTCGTGCAGCTCGGCGCCCTCGGGACGATCGAGCCCTCCGTCCTCTGGGGCGGCGCCAGCATCCTCGGGCTCGCGCTCGTGGCGCACGTCGTCCTCCGCGTCGTCGCCCGGGAGGCCGATCCGTTCGTCCTGCCCATCGCCCTGACCCTCAACGGGCTGGGCATCGCCGAGATCTATCGGATCGACCTGGCCCGGGGCGTCGCGGTGTCGAGCGGAGCGGGTGTCCGACAGATCGTCTGGACGATCGCCGCCATGGTGATCGCGATCGCGGTGCTGTTCGTGATCCGCAACTACCGGGTGCTCGCCCGCTACCGCTACATCTTCATGTTCACGTCGATCGTGCTGCTGCTCCTGCCGCTCGTCCCCGGCCTCGGCCGCAGCGGGCTGAACGCGCGGGTCTGGATCGACGTGGGTCCGCTGTCCTTCCAGCCCGGAGAGATCGCGAAGATCACGCTCGCCGTGTTCTTCGCCGGGTATCTCGTGCAGGCCCGCGACAGCCTCTCGCTGATGGGTCCGAAGATCCTCGGGATGCGCTTCCCGCGTCCGCGCGACCTCGGCCCCATCCTGGTCATCTGGGCCGTCGCCATGCTCGTGCTGATCTTCGAGCGCGATCTCGGCACCTCGCTGCTCTACTTCGGTCTCTTCCTCGTCATGATCTACATCTCGACCGGGAAGGCGAGCTGGATCATCATCGGCCTCGTCCTCTTCGTCGGCGGCGCGATCGTCGCGGCCCTCTCCCTCTCGTACGTCCACGGGCGCTTCCAGGCCTGGCTCGACCCGCTGGCGTCGTCGACCTACAACGCCGACGGCGGGAGCTACCAGCTCGTGACCGGGCTGTTCGGTTTCGCCAACGGAGGCCTGATCGGCACCGGCCTCGGGCAGGGCAGCCCCCAGACGACCCCGCTGGCGCAGAGCGACTACATCATCGCGTCGCTCGGCGAGGAGCTCGGGCTGGCCGGGCTGGTGGCCATCCTCGGCCTCTACCTGCTGCTCGTGTCGCGCGGGTTCCGAATCGCCTTCGTCGGCCAGGACGACTTCGGCAGGATGCTCGGGGTCGGCCTCGCCTTCGCCGTCGCGCTCCAGGTCTTCGTGGTCATGGGCGGCGTCACGCGCGTGATCCCGCTGACCGGCCTCACGATGCCCTTCCTGGCGGCGGGAGGATCGTCGCTGGTGTCGAACTGGATCATCGTGGCGCTCATCCTGCGGTTGTCCGACGGGGTCAGGAATCAACCGAGGACGGTGGTCGGCTGA
- a CDS encoding protein kinase domain-containing protein produces MRPYSGLTFGGRYELSSRVAIGGMGEVWQATDLVIGRTVAIKILKDEYLGDPGFLERFRAEARHAALVNHEGIANVFDYGEEEGSAYLVMELVPGEALSTILERDRVLPTDKVLDIVAQTASALQAAHAAGLVHRDIKPGNLLITPDGRVKITDFGIARIADQVPLTATGQVMGTVQYLSPEQASGHPASPSTDIYSLGIVAYEALAGRRPFTGESQVAIAMAQINETPPDLPSTIPEPVRKLVYSCIAKKPAERPATTSALAQASRALRRGDVAAATAAVPALGLAGAGDAATQVFAAQDATTRLMSAADAAPAATAATSRLGAGTPTGILPETAADEEPKKRGAWFWPVIVLAILIVVGGAIAAIALLSAPKSNTTSPPPSSSSSPAASTPASQPPPSTAAPTSYVINAADYIGKSEADARALLGPKGFTVTDAPNPRTAPTPGQVGLVYNVNPTGTVNVGSTVQLFVYAAQPSAAQPGAPTATPPTIPADDATTATISLPQYSGCPVGYNLSGYNYSVSGGTDTSGKTSGSVGANTTQVLVKSSRAGNLNFSYKASCGSLTSESSPTVTVTVQNVGVPSSPPPTP; encoded by the coding sequence ATGAGACCTTACAGCGGGCTCACCTTCGGCGGACGATACGAACTCTCGTCCCGCGTCGCGATCGGCGGGATGGGCGAGGTGTGGCAGGCCACCGACCTCGTCATCGGCCGGACCGTCGCCATCAAGATCCTGAAAGACGAGTACCTCGGCGACCCCGGGTTCCTCGAGCGTTTCCGCGCGGAGGCGCGCCACGCCGCTCTCGTGAACCACGAGGGCATCGCCAACGTCTTCGACTACGGCGAGGAGGAGGGCAGCGCCTACCTGGTCATGGAACTCGTCCCCGGCGAGGCCCTGTCGACCATCCTCGAGCGCGACCGCGTCCTGCCCACCGACAAGGTCCTCGACATCGTCGCGCAGACGGCGTCCGCCCTCCAGGCCGCGCACGCGGCGGGACTCGTCCACCGCGACATCAAGCCGGGCAACCTGCTGATCACGCCGGACGGCCGCGTCAAGATCACCGACTTCGGCATCGCACGCATCGCCGACCAGGTGCCGCTGACGGCGACCGGCCAGGTGATGGGCACGGTCCAGTACCTGTCGCCGGAGCAGGCCTCCGGGCATCCTGCGTCGCCCTCGACCGACATCTACTCGCTCGGCATCGTCGCCTACGAGGCCCTCGCCGGCCGCCGGCCCTTCACGGGCGAGTCGCAGGTCGCGATCGCGATGGCGCAGATCAACGAGACGCCGCCCGACCTTCCGTCGACGATCCCGGAGCCCGTGCGCAAGCTGGTCTACTCCTGCATCGCGAAGAAGCCCGCCGAGCGCCCCGCGACCACCTCGGCCCTCGCCCAGGCGTCGCGTGCCCTGCGCCGTGGTGACGTCGCCGCCGCCACCGCCGCCGTCCCCGCCCTGGGGCTGGCCGGTGCCGGAGACGCCGCCACGCAGGTCTTCGCCGCGCAGGATGCCACGACCCGCCTCATGTCCGCCGCGGACGCCGCACCTGCCGCCACCGCCGCCACGTCGCGCCTCGGTGCGGGGACGCCGACGGGCATCCTGCCGGAGACCGCCGCCGACGAGGAGCCGAAGAAGCGCGGCGCCTGGTTCTGGCCCGTCATCGTCCTCGCGATCCTGATCGTGGTCGGCGGGGCCATCGCCGCCATCGCGCTGCTGTCGGCCCCGAAGTCGAACACGACGTCGCCCCCGCCGTCCTCCTCGTCATCCCCCGCGGCCAGCACGCCGGCGAGCCAGCCGCCGCCCTCGACCGCGGCTCCCACGTCCTACGTGATCAACGCCGCCGACTACATCGGCAAGAGCGAGGCCGACGCGCGGGCCCTCCTCGGGCCGAAGGGCTTCACCGTCACCGACGCCCCCAACCCGCGCACGGCCCCCACGCCGGGCCAGGTCGGCCTCGTCTACAACGTGAACCCGACCGGCACCGTCAACGTCGGCTCGACCGTGCAGCTGTTCGTCTACGCGGCCCAGCCCAGCGCCGCTCAGCCGGGAGCGCCCACGGCCACGCCGCCGACGATCCCCGCCGACGACGCCACCACGGCGACGATCTCCCTCCCGCAGTACTCCGGATGCCCCGTGGGCTACAACCTCTCCGGGTACAACTACTCGGTCTCGGGTGGAACGGACACGAGCGGCAAGACGTCGGGCTCGGTGGGGGCCAACACCACGCAGGTCCTGGTCAAGTCGAGCCGCGCCGGCAACCTCAACTTCTCCTACAAGGCGTCGTGCGGGTCGCTGACCTCGGAGTCGTCGCCCACGGTGACGGTGACGGTCCAGAACGTGGGAGTCCCCAGCAGCCCACCGCCCACCCCCTAG
- a CDS encoding peptidoglycan D,D-transpeptidase FtsI family protein: protein MNKELKRVSVVVLAMFVALLASSTYITAVQADSLRADPRNSRAILQSYSAQRGAILVDGKAVAESKPVDDQYKFLRTYSEGELYAPVTGYYTLGEGSTGIENALNKQLSGKSNEQFLDRLNSLITGKDPEGASVNTTIDATVQKAASDALGDNTGAVVAIEPSTGKILAMVSKGSYDPNKLASHDRASVLKAYDTLIGDSSQPLINRAIQGDLYFPGSTFKLVVAAAAFQSGKYNKNSTLPNPATLTLPGSSSRINNAEGGACGGGSTVTIETALIDSCNIPFAELGAKLGYDAINEMAKAFGFESALAIPQKTAPSVFPQTDGTATLMLQSFGQGSVRVTPLQVAMITAAIANGGKEMTPTLVDDIVNPDLSPLQSFKAETLGTPISAGVASELTELMTQVVAKGTGTNARISGVDVAGKTGTAENGTGEPYTLWFTGFAPAKDPKVAVAVVVGDGGGRGQQLVGNSVAAPIAKQVMEAVLSK, encoded by the coding sequence ATGAACAAGGAGCTCAAGCGCGTGAGCGTCGTGGTGCTCGCCATGTTCGTGGCGCTGCTCGCGTCGAGCACGTACATCACGGCCGTGCAGGCCGACTCGCTGCGCGCGGACCCGCGCAACTCCCGAGCCATCCTGCAGAGCTACTCGGCGCAGCGCGGCGCGATCCTCGTCGACGGCAAGGCCGTGGCGGAGTCGAAGCCCGTGGACGACCAGTACAAGTTCCTCCGGACCTACTCGGAGGGCGAGCTCTACGCCCCCGTGACCGGGTACTACACGCTCGGCGAGGGATCGACCGGGATCGAGAACGCGCTCAACAAGCAGCTCTCCGGCAAGTCCAACGAGCAGTTCCTCGACCGTCTCAACTCGTTGATCACCGGCAAGGATCCCGAGGGTGCCTCCGTCAACACGACGATCGACGCGACCGTGCAGAAGGCCGCCTCCGACGCGCTCGGCGACAACACCGGCGCCGTCGTCGCGATCGAACCGTCGACCGGCAAGATCCTCGCGATGGTCTCCAAGGGCTCCTACGATCCCAACAAGCTGGCCAGCCACGACCGCGCCTCGGTGCTGAAGGCCTACGACACCCTCATCGGCGACTCGTCGCAGCCGCTCATCAACCGGGCGATCCAGGGCGACCTCTATTTCCCCGGCTCGACGTTCAAGCTCGTCGTCGCGGCCGCGGCCTTCCAGAGCGGCAAGTACAACAAGAACTCCACGCTCCCCAACCCGGCGACCCTGACGCTCCCCGGATCGTCCTCGCGGATCAACAACGCCGAGGGCGGGGCGTGCGGCGGCGGCTCGACCGTCACGATCGAGACCGCTCTGATCGATTCGTGCAACATCCCCTTCGCCGAGCTCGGCGCCAAGCTGGGCTACGACGCGATCAACGAGATGGCCAAGGCGTTCGGATTCGAGTCCGCCCTCGCGATCCCGCAGAAGACCGCGCCGAGCGTCTTCCCGCAGACGGACGGCACCGCCACCCTCATGCTCCAGTCCTTCGGCCAGGGCAGCGTCCGCGTGACGCCGCTCCAGGTCGCCATGATCACCGCAGCGATCGCCAACGGAGGCAAAGAGATGACCCCCACGCTCGTCGACGACATCGTCAACCCCGATCTCTCGCCCCTGCAGTCGTTCAAGGCCGAGACGCTGGGCACCCCGATCAGCGCCGGCGTGGCCTCCGAGCTGACCGAGCTGATGACCCAGGTCGTCGCCAAGGGCACCGGAACCAATGCAAGAATTAGTGGCGTCGACGTGGCGGGCAAGACGGGGACCGCCGAGAACGGCACCGGTGAGCCCTACACGCTGTGGTTCACCGGATTCGCACCGGCGAAAGATCCCAAGGTCGCCGTGGCGGTCGTCGTGGGCGACGGTGGAGGCCGCGGGCAACAGCTGGTCGGCAACAGCGTCGCCGCGCCAATAGCAAAGCAGGTAATGGAGGCGGTGCTGAGCAAATGA
- a CDS encoding FHA domain-containing protein FhaB/FipA: MTSELTLLVLRLAFIIILWLFIFFIVYALRSDLFGQRAKRLPEQQNGQQNPPTPPQGQQSQQAAPVQRPQAAAPRTPVPGSDGAPPTRLVITKGAKNGLEMPLGDGPLTIGRSNESNLIIRDDYTSTHHARLMLWNGRWVIQDLDSTNGTFVNGERVSVPTPLPLNATVTIGTTSFELRR, encoded by the coding sequence ATGACCAGTGAACTGACGCTCCTCGTCCTCCGCCTCGCCTTCATCATCATCCTCTGGCTGTTCATCTTCTTCATCGTCTACGCGCTCCGCAGCGACCTCTTCGGCCAGCGGGCGAAGCGGCTCCCCGAACAGCAGAACGGGCAGCAGAACCCCCCGACCCCGCCGCAGGGTCAGCAGAGCCAGCAGGCGGCACCGGTCCAGCGCCCTCAGGCCGCGGCCCCCCGAACCCCCGTCCCCGGCAGCGACGGCGCTCCCCCCACGCGCCTCGTCATCACGAAGGGCGCCAAGAACGGCCTCGAGATGCCGCTCGGCGACGGACCGCTCACGATCGGCCGCTCGAACGAGAGCAACCTGATCATCCGCGACGACTACACCTCGACCCACCACGCCCGACTCATGCTGTGGAACGGCCGCTGGGTGATCCAGGATCTCGATTCGACGAACGGCACGTTCGTGAACGGGGAGCGCGTCTCCGTCCCGACCCCGCTCCCGCTGAACGCCACGGTCACCATCGGCACGACGAGCTTCGAGCTGCGGCGGTAA
- a CDS encoding XRE family transcriptional regulator, with protein MTLIIISKPSADGTGSGVSLRHRAGVVAMSDESNSRESRHAIIHAAVMDIGRHLAEFREGGRTAASLARYAGVAEKTVRRIEAGEQTPTLEQALRLCDAMGISITALLGPMRVTRASRVADREPGVNSGAVRLDALSSSFEHMAEEILPPDRQESFIRHSGLELLYVVRGAVRLQLHHDEEGEVLPERDAVQFDAGLTHRLINEGDEDAIILRMMSSDGLRVHEARTTHPVW; from the coding sequence ATGACGCTGATAATAATCAGCAAGCCATCTGCCGATGGGACCGGCAGCGGCGTGTCACTAAGGCACCGTGCAGGCGTGGTCGCGATGTCTGACGAGTCAAACAGCCGCGAGAGTCGGCACGCGATCATTCATGCAGCGGTCATGGACATTGGACGCCACCTGGCCGAGTTCCGTGAAGGAGGTAGAACCGCTGCCAGCCTTGCGCGCTATGCCGGTGTCGCCGAGAAAACGGTGCGACGAATCGAGGCGGGAGAACAGACCCCGACCTTGGAGCAGGCGCTTCGTTTGTGTGATGCCATGGGGATCTCGATCACCGCTCTACTCGGTCCCATGCGTGTAACGCGTGCCAGCCGTGTGGCCGACCGTGAACCGGGCGTGAACTCAGGCGCAGTTCGACTGGATGCACTCTCATCGTCCTTCGAGCACATGGCCGAGGAGATTCTGCCTCCGGATCGTCAAGAATCGTTCATTCGGCACTCTGGTCTGGAACTGCTCTATGTCGTGCGCGGCGCTGTTCGCCTGCAACTGCATCACGACGAGGAGGGCGAAGTCCTCCCCGAACGGGACGCGGTCCAGTTTGACGCCGGGCTGACCCACCGGCTCATCAACGAAGGCGACGAGGATGCCATCATTTTGCGCATGATGAGCAGCGACGGCCTGCGGGTCCACGAGGCGAGAACGACCCATCCGGTCTGGTAG
- a CDS encoding transposase, which yields MTDIDYDDPFLDIRYSIRRNYDEARRIREMVLKQVDAGYSRRDIARRLGMTHGTLGHWIRLARQERDGDPNRPNADRLPYSH from the coding sequence ATGACCGACATTGACTACGACGACCCCTTCCTCGACATCCGATACTCCATTCGGCGCAACTACGACGAGGCACGCCGCATCCGAGAGATGGTCCTGAAGCAAGTCGACGCCGGATACAGCCGCCGCGACATCGCCCGCCGGCTCGGCATGACACACGGCACCCTCGGCCACTGGATCCGTCTAGCGCGTCAAGAACGCGACGGCGACCCCAACCGACCCAACGCGGATCGGTTGCCTTACAGCCACTAG